GCCGCGGCCGGGGGACCGGTGCGCCTCGAACCCGACGCCGCCGCCCTCGACGACCCCGACGCCGCCCTGCTGGGCGAGGCCGACCACGTGGCCCCCGAGGCGGGCCCGCCGCTGGTGGTGCGGGCCCGGCCCCGCGCCCGCCCGAAGGCCGACCCGTGGTGGCGCAGCCTCCCGGTCCACACCTACGTCTTCGTGCTCATCGCCCTGCAGGTCGCGTGGATCCGCACCGGGGCCATCGGCTCGGGCCTGGAGCTCTACGGCGCCCTGTTCACCCCGTCCGCCGGGGGCATCGACGTCGACATGGCCTTCCTGTTCCTCTACGCCCTGGTGGCCATGGTGCTGACCGACAACCGCCAGGTGCAGATGGAGCGGGTCGAGGGCACCCCGGACCCGGTCACCCTGCCCCGGGCCGTGGGCTTCGGCGTCATGGTGGTGCTGATCGTCGTCTTCAGCGGCGCCCCGCCGCAGCCGTTCGTCTACTTCCAGTTCTGACGCCCGGGGGCGGGGCGGGCGGTAGTGTCGCCCCGGTGAGCGTGACCGATGCCGAGATCCTCGAGTTCATCCAGGCCCAGGCGCACGAGATCCTCGACGCCGACCCGGCCGAGGTGACCCCCGAGGTCAGCCTGGCCAAGGACTTCGACGCCGACAGCATCGACGTCATCGAGATGGCGAGCGCGGCCGAGCGGCGCTGGGACATCACCATCGAGGACCACGAGGTCTACGACCTGACCTGCGTGGGCGACTTCGTGCACCTCATCGCGGGCAAGGTCGCCGCCTCCGGCTGATGGCCACCCCCGCGGCCGCCGGAGCGCCCCCGGCGCCCAGGCCGGCCTCGCGGCTGCGCCCCCCCAACGTCCCCAACCCGGCCATGGCCGGCATCCGGGGCCTGGCCGCCCTGGCGGTGCTCGTCTTCCACGTCGGCAGCCAGCCCGGCGGCGACGGCGAGCCGCTGCTGCGCGGCATCCCCGCCCAGTGGATCTCCCCGCTGGCCATCGTCGCCGTCGGCATCTTCATCGGCATGTCGGGCTTCTTCCTCTACCACCCGATGTCGCTGGCCCACCTCCAGGGCACCAAGCAGCGGCCCCTCGACTTCTACCTCGCCCGCCGGCTGGGCCGGATCTACCCGCCGTACTGGGTGGCCCTCGTCGGCATCGTCGTCCTCTTCGGCTACACGGGGCTCACCGGCTGGGACTGGATCCCCGTCCTCACCCTCACCCACGTCTACGACCCCCGCCTGGCCAACGTCGGGCTCTACGTCTCTTGGACCCTCGCGGTGGAGGCGACCTTCTACGTCACCCTCCCGATGTTCGCCTGGGTCCTGCGGCGCCTCGCCCCCCCGTCGCGGACCACGGTGCGCCAGCGCTTCCGGGCCCAGCTCATCGGCGTGGCCTGCGTGTACCTCACCGGGATCCTGTGTCGCACGCTCGTCCTGCTGGGCCCCGACAGCTGGCTCACCTACACCAAGTACGCCCTGTTCAACTTCCTCGACGGCTTCGGCGGGGGGATGCTCTTCGCCGTCCTGCTCAGCTGGCGCAAGGTGGGCCACGAGCTGCCCCGGTGGATGAGCTGGCTGGTCCGCCACCCCTGGGTGTGCCTGCTCTTCGCCCTCGAGCTCTACTGGCTCGGCACCACCCTGGGCTTCCCGCCCGGCCTGGAGCTCACCGGCCTGCCCGCCGGCCGTCTCGCCCTGTTCGCGGTGTCGCTGCTGCTCATCATCCCGCTGCTGTGCCTGCCCGGCATCTTCGACGAGCACGGCACCTCGGCCTACCACCGGGTCTTCGGCAGCACCCCGCTGCTGTGGCTGGGCGGCATCTCCTACGGCGTCTACCTCTGGAACCTGCCCTGGACACAGCAGCTGAGCACCCTCCAGCAGACCGGGACCACGACCTTCGGCAGCGACCTCATCGGCACCTGGACGCTCACCGCGGACGTGCCCGGCGGCTTCTGGTTCCTGCTCGGCACCGTGTTCCTGGGCTCGGTGGTGGTCGCCGCGGCCAGCTACCTGCTGCTCGAGCAGCCCCTCATGGCCCGGGTGAAGCGCTACTTCGTCGCCGGGCGGGGCGCCCCCCGGATCCGGACCCCCGAGGGTGGCCCGCAGCGGGCGCCGGCCCCCGGCGTGCCGGTGGGCGGCGAGCCCGACCCCACCGAGATCTAGGGCGCCCCGCTAGAGGCCCATGGCCAGGCCGCCGTCGACGGGCAGCACGGCGCCGTTGACGTAGGACGCCTCCTCGGAGGCCAGGAACCGCACCGCGGCGGCCACCTCCTCGGGCCGCCCGGCCCGGCCCGCCGGGCAGATGTCGGTGGCCCAGGTCCGGAGGTCGTCGCTGGCGATGCCGAGCAGGTCGGTCTCCACCATCCCGGGGGCGACCACGTTGCAGGTGACCCCGCGGGGGCCGACCTCCCGGGTGAGCGAGCGGGCCAGGCCCGTGAGGGCGGCCTTGGAGGCGGCGTAGACCCCGGCGCCCGGCGCCCCGTAGGCGGCCACGATCGACGAGACGAACACGATGCGCCCCGAGCGGCGCCGGGCCATGGACGCCGCCGCCCGGCGGGCCAGGCGGAGCACGCCGAGCACGTTGGTGTCGAGCACCCGCAGGGCCTCCTCGTCGGTGGCCCGCATGACCAGCTGGCGGGTGCCGATGGCGGCGTTGGCCACGAGCACGTCGACGGGGCCCAGCTCCCGCTCCACCTCGTCGTAGGCCGCGTCCACCGCCGCGGTGTCGGTGACGTCGCAGCGCACGGCCAGGAACCCCTCGGGCGGGTCGGTGCGGTAGGTGACCGCCACCCGGTCCCCGGCGGCGGCGAAGGCCTCGGCGCAGGCCCGCCCCAGGCCGCGGTTCCCGCCGGACACGAGCACCACCCGTCCGGGCCGGTCGGAGGGGGCGGCGTCGGCCATCGGCGGGAGCGTACCGGTGTCCCGCCGGCCCGCCCGTCCCCGGTGGGGCGCGGTCGGCTCGGTCCGGGCCGGGGGCGGCCTACTGTCGGGTCGTGCCCGTGCCCGACGGCGTCCCGCCCACCGCCCTCGTCACCGGGGCGTCGGGTGCCGTCGGCGCCGCCGTCGCCGGCCACCTCTCGGGCCGGGGCTTCGCCGTCGGCCTGCACGCCCACGGCGGCCGCGACGCGGCCGAGGGGCTGGCGGCCACCTTGCCCGGGCCCACCGCGGTCGTCACCGCCGACGTGGCCGACGCCGCCGCGGTGGAGGGCGCGGTCGAGGAGGTGGCCGGGCGCCTGGGCCCCGTCGGGGTCCTCGTCACCTGCGCCGGGGTCCGCGTCGACGGGCTCCTCAGCGCCCAGGACCCCGAGGTCTGGACCCGCACCGTCGCGGTCAACCTGCTGGGCACCTTCCACGCCTGCCGGGCGGTGCTGCCGGCCATGCTGAGGGCCCGGGCGGGGCGGATCGTGGCCGTCACCTCGCCCACCGCGACCCAGGGCCGCAGCGGGCAGACCGCGTACGGCGCGTCCAAGGCCGGGGTCGAGGGCCTGGTGCGGAGCCTGGCCCGGGAGGTGGGCCGCCGCCAGGTCACCGTGAACGCCCTCTCGCCCGGGTTCATCGAGTCGACCATCAACGCCTCGCTGCCCGACGACGTGGTCGACGAGCTGCGCGGCCGCACCGACCTGGGTCGCTTCGCCGTGCCCGACGACGTGCTGCCCGCCCTCGACATGCTGGTCGACTCGCCCTACGTCACCGGCCAGGTGGTCGGCGTGGACGGCGGCATCCGGCTGTGAGGCTGGGCCTGACGACGGGCTTCGGCACCGTCGGACCGCCCGACGACGTGGCCGCCCTCGTGGCCCACGCCGAGGCGGTGGGGTTCGACTCGGTGTGGCTCACCGAGCACGTGGTGGTGCCCGTCGACCACGCCCCCCGCTACCCCTACACCGACGACGGGCGGCTGCCCATCGGGGCCGGGGCGGACCTGCCCGACCCGCTCACCTGGCTCGCCTTCGCCGCCGCCCACACCCGCCGTCTGCTGCTCGGGACCGGCTGCCTGGTGCTGCCCCAGCGCAACCCGGTGGTGCTGGCCAAGGAGGCGGCCACCGTCGACCGGCTGAGCGGCGGGCGGCTGCGCCTCGGCGTCGGCCTGGGGTGGATGCGCGAGGAGGCCGAGGCGGTGGGCAGCGCGTGGGAGGACCGCGCCGACCGAGTGGAGGAGGGCATCGCCCTGCTCCGGGACCTGTGGTCCCCCGGGCCCTCGGCCCTGCCCGGCGGACCCGCCCTCAGCCTGCCCGCCCCGTCGGCGGGCACCGTGCCCATCGTCGTGTGCGGCCCCAGCCGGGCCGCGGCCCGGCGCGCCGGCCGGGTCGGCGACGGCTACCTCTGCGGCCACCGCGACCCCGAGGTCGTCGCCGACCGCCTGGCCGCCCTGCGCGCCGCGGCCACCGACGCCGGTCGCGACCCCGACGGCATCGAGGTCACGGTGGGCGCCACCCCCCGGCTGCGGACCCTGGAGGCCATGGCCGCCCTGGGCGTGCACCGGGCCTTCGTCACCCTGCCGTGCCGGGGCGCCGAGCGCGACCGGGCCGCCCTCGACCGCCTGGCGCCCCTGGTGGAGGCGGCTGCCGCCCTCTGACCGGGCCCGACGGGGCCGGGCGGCGCGCCCCGTCGGTAGGGTGCCGGACATGGCCTCCAGGGACGGGCGCAGGGCGGTCGTCACCGGCGTCGGCGTGGTCACCGTCGGGGGCGGCGACCCCGAGGCGCTGTGGGCCCACCTGCTCGACCCCGAGGCCGGTCCGGGCGACGGCTTCCTCCACGGCTTCGACCCCTCGGTCGCCATCCCGCGGCGCCGGTCGCGCCGGATGGACCCGGCGACCCAGTACGCGGTGGTGGCCACCGCCGCCGCGCTGGCCCAGGCGGGCGACCTCGACCTCGCCCCCCACCGGGGCGCGGTGCTCATGGCCAGCACCTACGGGGGCATCACCTCCTACGACGACGCGGTGCGGGCCCAGGTGGCCGAGGGCCCCGCCGGGGTCAACCCGCTGGTCTCCACCGCCGCGGCCGCCAGCACCGGGGCCTCCGCGGTGGCGGTCGAGGCCGGCTTCACCGGCCCCACCCTCTCGGTCGGCGCGGCCTGCGCCTCGGGCTCGACGGTGCTGGTGGAGGCCCTGGACAAGATCCGCGCCGGCCGGGCCGACGTCGTCGTCGCCGGGGGCACAGAAGCCCCCCTCACCCCGACGATCCTCACCGCCTTCTCCGGGCTCAAGGTCTTCACCGCCAGCCGGCCCCGCCCCTTCGACGCCGAGCGCGACGGCTTCGCCTTCGCCGAGGGGGCCGGCGTCCTCGTCGTGGAGGAGCGGGAGCGGGCCCTCGCCCGGGGGGCCACGGTGCTGGCCGAGGTCGCGGGCGGCTCGGCCGCCACCGACGTGTCCGGCGTGTACGCGCCCAGCGACGGGGCGGCCGTGGTCGAGCAGTGCATCCGGGCCGCCCTCGACGACGCCGGGGTGGACCCGGCCGACATCGCCCACGTCAACGCCCACGGCACCGGGACCCGCGCCAACGACGCCTCCGAGGGGGCCGCCCTGGAGCGGGTCTTCGGCCCCGACGTGGTCGTCACCGCCAACAAGGGGGCGGTCGGCCACGCCGGCGCGGCCGCCGGCGCCATCGAGGCGGTGGCCACCCTGCTGGCCATGGAGCACCGGCTCATCCCGCCCACCGCCGGGCACCGCACCCTCGACCCCGAGCTGCACCTCGACGTGGTGGCCGGGGCGCCCCGCCCGTGGGAGCCGGGCCCCGTCCTGTCCAACGCCCTGGGCCTCGGCGGCTACGTGGGCTCGCTCGTGCTCCTCCCGCCGCCGTGAGCGCGCCGGCGCGCCGGCGGGTGGCGGTGACCGGGCTCGGAGCGGTGAGCCCCGGCGGGGTCGGGGCCGAGGCCCTCTGGGCGCTGGTGACCCGCGACCACGACGCCCCGGTGCGGCGGGACGTGCCCGACTTCGACGGGGGCCGGTGGCTGGAGCGGCGCGACCTGCGGCGCACCGGCCGTGCCGCCCAGTACGCGGTGGCCGCCTGCGTCGAGGCCTGGGAGGCCGCGGGCCTGGCCGGCGCGGTCGACCCGGCCCGGGTGGGGATCGTGCTCGGCAACGCCTTCGGGGCGTCGGACACGCTCCACGAGGCGGCCCGGCTCCACCTCGAGGAGGGCCCCGAGGCGGTGCCCCCCGCGTCGGGGCTGCTGGCCTGCAGCAGCTCCCTCGCGGCCGTGCCGGCCCGCCACCTGGGCGTGCGGGGCCCGGTGCTGGTCGCCTCCGGGGCCTGCGCCAGCGGCGTCTACGGGGTGGCCGACGGCGCCCGCCTGGTGGCCCACGGCGAGGCCGACGTCGTCCTGGCCGGCGGGGTCGAGGGCCCCATCTCGGCCTCGGTCACCGCCGCCTACGCCAACCTGCGGGCCTCCTCCCGGTCGGGCTGGGAGCGGCCCTTCGACCGCCGGCGCGACGGCTTCGTCTACGCCGAGGGGGCCGGGGTGCTGGTGCTGGAGGCGTGGGACGAGGCCGAGGCCCGGGGCGCCCGGGTCCTGGGCGAGGTGGCGGGGTGGGCCAACACCAACGACGCCCACGACATGGTGCGCCCCACCGGGACCGGGGCCGAGGACTGCATGCGCCTGGCCGTGGCCTCGGCCGGGCTGTCGCCGGCCGAGGTCGTCCACGTGAACGCCCACGGCACCGGCACGGCCCTCAACGACCCGGTCGAGGCCGAGGCCATCACCGCGGCCCTGGAGGGGGCCCGCCCGTCGGTGACCTCGGTCAAGGGGGCCACCGGCCACGGGGCGGGGGCGGCCGGGGCGGTGGAGGCGGTGGTCGTGGTCCAGTCCTTCGCCCACCGGCTGCTGCCCCCGGTCGGCGTCGACGTCGACGTCGACCCCGCCATCGACCTCGACCTGGTGGTGGGGGCGCCCCGGCCCTGGGTGCCGGGGCCGACCCTCGACAACGCCTTCGGCATCGGGGGCCAGAACGGCACCGTGGTGCTGGTGCCGCCGGCGCCCTGACCCGGCCGGCGCCCAGCCGGGGCGTCCGCCGTCGGTCAGCCGTCCCGGCGAGCGGCGAAGAAGGCGGTCAGCAGCGCCGCGGCCTCCTCGGCCCGCACGCCGCTGGTCACCTCGGAGGTGTGGTTGAGGCGGGGGTCGACGGCCAGGTTGTAGAGCGACCCGGTGGCCCCCGCCCGGGGGTCGTGGGCGCCGAAGGCGATGCGCCCCACCTGGGCGGCCCACGCCGCCCCCGCGCACATCGGGCACGGCTCCAGGGTGACCACGAGGGTGGCGGCCCGGAGGCGGCGGTCGCCCACCACGGCGGCGGCGTCCCGCAGGGCCAGCACCTCGGCGTGGGCGGTGGGGTCCCCGGTGCGCTCCCGCTCGTTGCCCCGGCGGGCCACGATCCGTCCCTCGACGGCGACGACCGCGCCCACCGGCACCTCGCCGGCCTCGGCCGCGGCCCGGGCCTCGTCGAGGGCGACGCCCATGAGCCGGTCGTCGTCCTGGTCGGGCTGCTCGGCGCTCATCGGGGCCGACGGTACCGCCGTGCCGCCGGGGTCCCCGGCCGTGGCCCCGAGGAGAGCCCACGGCCGGGGAGGGCGAGCGACCGTCAGCCGGTCGAGATGGCGTCGAGCACGTCGGTCCGCGCCGCCCGGGCCGCGGGCCGGGCCGAGGCCAGCACCCCGGCGGCCGCCCCGACCAGGGCGACCACGACCAGGGTGGGCACCGGCACGGCGACGGTGTCGAAGTCGCCGCCTGCGGCCCGCAGCACCATCCACGCCGCGCTCACCCCGACGGCGAGCCCGGCCAGGGTGCCGATGGACGACACCATCACCGCCTCCCAGCGGACCATGGACCGCACCTGGCGGCGGGTCTGGCCGACCGCCCGGAGCAGGCCGATCTCGTGGCCGCGCTCCAGGGTGGAGAGGGAGATGGTGTTGGCGATGCCCATGAGGGCGATGCCGATGGAGAGGGCCAGCAGGACGTAGACCAGCACCAGCATCTGGTCGACGCTGCGACCCTGGGTCTCGGCGAACTCGGCGCGGGTCTCGATGCTCGTGCCCGGCCACTCGCCGGTGGCGGCCTGGGCCGCGCCGTCGAGCTCCTCGGCGCTGACCCCGTCGGTCGCCCTCAGCAGCATCACCGTGGGGTTGACCTCGGGCACGTGGGGGGCGACGGTCCCGACGTCGACGAACCCGGAGCCGGCGAAGGTGGTGGTGTCGTAGACGAGCCCGACGGTGAGGTCCTCCTCGGCGCCGTCGATGTGGCGCGCCGGCACGGGGTCGCCGAGGGCCAGGTCGTGGTCCTCGGCGTAGCCGGTCGACACGGCCAGCTGGCCGGGGCCGAAGTCGGCCAGGTCGCCCTCGGTCACGCCCAGGTCGATGACCCGGTCGAGGTCGGGGGCGTCGGCGTAGGTGAGGAGCTGGTCCTCGCCGTCGAGGGTGATGGGCACGTCGCCGACGCCGACGGCTGCCCCCGTCTCGGGCAGGCCGGCGAGGCGCTCCTGGAGGGAGGGGGCCAGCCCGCTGAAGCCGTCGACCTGGGGTCCCTGGACGACCACGTCGCCGGCGACCTGCTCGTCGATGACCTCGTCGAGCGACGCCCGGATCGACGCGCCCACGACGGTGAAGAGGGCGACGACGGTGACGCCGATGATGAGGGCGGTGGCCGTGCTGCCGGTGCGGCGCGGGTTGCGCACCGCGTTGCGGCGGGCCATCACCCCGGTCACGCCCCGGACCCGGGCGAGGGGCGCGCCGAGGAGGCGGACGAGGGGCCCGGCCACGCTCGGGGCCAGCACGATGGCGGCCAGCATGAGCAGGGCCGCGGCCGTGCCCGCGGGGGTGGCGCCGGAGTGGCGGACCGCGGCGGTGATCCCGAGGCCGCCGCCCGTCACGAGGAGGGCCAGGCCGACGGCCGTGCGGACCCGGCCCACGCGGCCGCCGTCCACCGCCAGGTCGCGCAGGGCGGCCACGGGCGGGACGCGGGAGGCCCGGCGGGCGGGGAGCAGTGCGGCGACCACGGTGACGCCGATGCCGACGCTGAGGGACAGGGCCACGGTGGCCCCGCTGACCACGAGCGACGAGGTGGACAGGCCGGTGGCCCCGGCCATGACCGCCGACAGCCCGGCGGCCAGCCCCAGGCCGAGGGCCAGGCCCAGGCCGGCGCCGACCAGGCCCACGATCCCGGCCTCGAGGAGGGTGGCGCCGGTGATCTGGCGGCGGGAGGCGCCGATGGCCCGCAGCAGGGCGGCGTCGCGGGTCCGCTGGGCGACCACGATGGCGAAGGTGTTGTAGATGCTGAACGCACCCACCACCAGGGCGATGAGGGCGAAGGCCAGGAGGGCCGGGCGCAGGAGGCCGACGAAGTCCTCGCCGATCTGCTGGGACTCCTCGGTGAGCTGCTGGCCGGTGATGGCCTCGACGCCGTCGGGCAGGCGCTCCCCGAGGGCGGCGGTCACCTCGGCCTCGCCGACCCCGTCGTCGGCCGCCACGAGGAAGCCGTCCACCTGCCCGGGCGTCCCCCCGAGGTGAGCGACGGCGCCCTCCTCGGAGAAGAGGGCCTGGGTGAGGGGCCCGGCCGAGTCGGCCGACCCGTAGGTCGCCACCCCGACGACGGTGACGTCGACGGGCTCGGGGGTGAAGACCCGGGTCCGGTCGCCCACCGCCAGGTCGCCGTCGCGGGCCGAGGCGGCGTCGACGACGACCTCGTCGGGGCCCTCCGGGGCCCGGCCGTCGGCCAGCTCCCACGGGTTGAGGGCGGCGACGTCGATCCACTGCGACCCCACCTGCGGCGGTCCGCCGCCGCCGATGATCTCGCCGTCGGCCCCCTCGATCTGCGCGGTGCCGTCGCGCTGGGGGGCGACCGCGGCCACGCCGGGGGTGGCGGCGACGTCGGTGGCCAGGGCGGCGTCGACCTCGCCCCGGGCGGTGTCGCCGAAGTCGAGCTCGATGCCGTCGGCGGCCCGGACGACGGCGGCGGTCCCGTCGGTGCCGGTGGCGAACATGTCGTCGAAGCTCCGTTGGAACGTCGCCACCAGGACCAGCACGCCGGCCAGGAAGGCGACGCCCAGGGCGACGGCGACGACGGTGGACGTGAAGCGGCGGGCGTGGGCCCGCAGGGTGCGGAGCGAGAGGCGCAGCACGGTGATCTCCTCGGGGTGGGTGCGGGTGGGGGCGGTCGGTCAGTCGCCGAAGCGCTTCATGCGGTCGAGGACGCGGGCGGCGGTGGGGTCGGCCATCTCGTCGACCACCGCCCCGTCGGCCAGGAACAGGACCCGGTCGGCGTAGCCGGCGGCCACCGGGTCGTGGGTCACCATCACGACGGTCTGGTCCATGGTGTCGACGGCGCGCCGGAGGAAGCCGAGCACCTCGGCGCCGGCGCGGGAGTCGAGGTTGCCGGTGGGCTCGTCGGCGAAGGTCACCTCGGGTCGGGCCACCAGGGCCCGGGCCACCGCGACCCGCTGCTGCTGGCCGCCGGAGAGCGCGGAGGGCCGGTGGCTGAGGCGGTCGGCGAGGCCCACGGTGGCGACGACCTCGGCCAGCCAGGCGGGGTCGACCTTGCGCCCGGCCAGCAGCGCCGGGAGGGTCATGTTCTCCTCCGCGGTGAGGGTCGGGACCAGGTTGAACGACTGGAAGACGAACCCGACCCGGTCACGGCGCAGCCGGGTGAGCTGGGCGTCGGAGAGCCGGGACAGGTCGGTGCCGGCCACCTCGACGGTGCCGGAGGTGACGGTGTCGAGCCCGGCCAGGCAGTGCAGCAGGGTGGACTTGCCCGAGCCCGACGGGCCCATCACCGCGAGGAAGCTGCCGCGGGGCACGCCCACGGTGACGTCGTCGAGGGCGGTGACCGCCGAGGAGCCGGAGCCGTAGACCTTGCGGAGGGCGAAGGCCCGGACCGCGGCGGCGGTGGCGGGGGCGTCGCCGCCGGCGGCGGGGGCGGGGTGGCTCTGCGGGGGAGCGGTGGTGGGCACGGGGTCCTCCTCGGGACGGGTCGCGTGGGACCCCGTCATCGTCCGCCTCGGGCCCGCTCCCTCCCATGGCGTGGGCCACCGGCCGCGGGGAGGGGTCCACCCACCGGTGGGGGTGGGGCTGTCCCCACCCCTGCGACCTCAGCCTCGGCCGTAGCGGACCTCGACGCTGCCGGCGCCGGTGCTGGCCCGGACGCGGCGCGGCGAGGCGGGGTCGGTGGCGACCCGCACGTCCTGGGAGCCCGCCCCCGCGGTGGCGTCCACCCGGTAGGCGGTGCCGTCGGGGGGCAGCACGACGACCACCGAGCCGGCGCCGGTGCTCGCCTCCACGTCCGACGGTGGGCGGGTCATCTCCAGCTCGACCGCTCCCGCCCCCACCGAGGCCCGGACCTGGTCGCTGCGGAGGTCGCGGCCGACCACCGAACCCCCGCCGGTGCGGACGTCGATCGGGCCCGAGAGGTCGGTCAGCTCCACCGCCCCGCCGTCGGCGTCGGCCTCCACCGGGCCGCTGGTGCCGGTGACCGTGACGTGCTCGCCGGTGACGGCGACCTCGGCGGTGGCCGGCAGGGTCACGGTCACGTCGCTCGAGCACAGCCCGGGCAGGTCCCCGCAGGTGACCTGCACGCTGAGCAGGCCGTCCACCAGGGTCCGCCGCACCGAGGGGCGGCGCAGCCCGAAGGTCGAGCTGCGCTCGACGCGCGCCCGGTCGTCGGGCCCGACGACCACGTCGATGCGCCCGTCGACGTCGACCACGGCGCGGGTGACGGGACCCTCGAGGGTCCGGACGTCGGACTCGGTCGTGCGCACCAGCAGGTTGGCGGCCGCGAACGAGGTCGCGGCCAGGAGGGCCAGCGTGAGCAGCCCGCCGGTGGCGAGGGCCGTGACCCGCACCGCCGGGTGGCGGCCGGCCCGGGCCATGGTGCCCGGGCCCCACCCCCCGGGCGGTGCGGCGGGGGACGCGGGGCCGGGCCCGCCGGCCGGTGCGGTCACGGGGCCGCCTCCAGGTAGCGGAGCACGGCCTGGACCCGGCGGTGGGTGGCCTCGGCGATGGGCAGGTCGAGCTTCATGAAGATGTTGGAGACGTGCTTCTCCACCGCCCCGTCCGACACGACCAGGGCGGCGGCCACGGCCCGGTTGCTCCGCCCCTCGGCCATCAGCTTCAGCACCTCCGTCTCCCGGGGGGTGAGGGCGGCGAGCGGGCTGCGGTTGCGGCTGGTGGCGAGCAGCTGCGACACCACGTCGGGGTCGAGGGCCGTGCCCCCGGCCCCCACCCGGCGGACGGCCTCGACGAAGTCGGACACGTCGGCCACCCGGTCCTTGAGCAGGTAGCCCACGCCGTCGGTGGCGCCGGCGAGCAGCTCGGTGGCGTAGCGCTCCTCGACCCACTGGGACAGCACGAGCACGGCGGTGCCGGGCCAGCGGCGGCGGATCTCGATGGCGGCCCGCAGGCCCTCGTCGCTGTGGCCGGGGGGCATGCGGACGTCGGTGACCACGATGTCGGGGGCCGTCTGCTCGACCACCGCCATGGTCTCCTCGGCGTCGCCCGCGGTGCCCACCACCTCCTCGCCGGCGTCCACGAGCAGACGGGTGAGGCCCTCGCGGAGCAGCACGGAGTCCTCGGCGATCACGATGCGCATCAGCTGGCTCCCGGGGTGGGGGGGACGGGGGCGGCGGGCGCCCGGGTCGGGTCGACGGCGGCCGGCAGGGGCAGGTCGGCCCGCAGGGTGGTGGGTCCGCCGGGCGGGCTGGACACGAGGAAGGTCCCGTCGACGGCGCCCACCCGGTCGGCCAGGCCCCGCAGGCCCGTCCCCCGCTCGGCCGAGGCGCCGCCCACCCCGTCGTCGGACACCTCGACGAGCAGGTCGCGCCCGGACTCGGCCACCCGGACCCGGGCCCGGGTCGCGCCGCTGTGGCGGGCCACGTTGGTGAGGGCCTCGGAGATGACGAAGTAGGCGATGCCCTCGATCGAGGGCGGGGCCCGGCGGTCGAGGGCCACGTCGACCTCCACCGGCACCGGCGCACGGGACGCCAGCCCGGCGATGGCGGCCCGCAGGCCGCGGTCGCTCAGCACCGGCGGG
Above is a window of Iamia majanohamensis DNA encoding:
- a CDS encoding ABC transporter ATP-binding protein; translation: MPTTAPPQSHPAPAAGGDAPATAAAVRAFALRKVYGSGSSAVTALDDVTVGVPRGSFLAVMGPSGSGKSTLLHCLAGLDTVTSGTVEVAGTDLSRLSDAQLTRLRRDRVGFVFQSFNLVPTLTAEENMTLPALLAGRKVDPAWLAEVVATVGLADRLSHRPSALSGGQQQRVAVARALVARPEVTFADEPTGNLDSRAGAEVLGFLRRAVDTMDQTVVMVTHDPVAAGYADRVLFLADGAVVDEMADPTAARVLDRMKRFGD
- a CDS encoding response regulator, producing MRIVIAEDSVLLREGLTRLLVDAGEEVVGTAGDAEETMAVVEQTAPDIVVTDVRMPPGHSDEGLRAAIEIRRRWPGTAVLVLSQWVEERYATELLAGATDGVGYLLKDRVADVSDFVEAVRRVGAGGTALDPDVVSQLLATSRNRSPLAALTPRETEVLKLMAEGRSNRAVAAALVVSDGAVEKHVSNIFMKLDLPIAEATHRRVQAVLRYLEAAP
- a CDS encoding ABC transporter permease, which produces MLRLSLRTLRAHARRFTSTVVAVALGVAFLAGVLVLVATFQRSFDDMFATGTDGTAAVVRAADGIELDFGDTARGEVDAALATDVAATPGVAAVAPQRDGTAQIEGADGEIIGGGGPPQVGSQWIDVAALNPWELADGRAPEGPDEVVVDAASARDGDLAVGDRTRVFTPEPVDVTVVGVATYGSADSAGPLTQALFSEEGAVAHLGGTPGQVDGFLVAADDGVGEAEVTAALGERLPDGVEAITGQQLTEESQQIGEDFVGLLRPALLAFALIALVVGAFSIYNTFAIVVAQRTRDAALLRAIGASRRQITGATLLEAGIVGLVGAGLGLALGLGLAAGLSAVMAGATGLSTSSLVVSGATVALSLSVGIGVTVVAALLPARRASRVPPVAALRDLAVDGGRVGRVRTAVGLALLVTGGGLGITAAVRHSGATPAGTAAALLMLAAIVLAPSVAGPLVRLLGAPLARVRGVTGVMARRNAVRNPRRTGSTATALIIGVTVVALFTVVGASIRASLDEVIDEQVAGDVVVQGPQVDGFSGLAPSLQERLAGLPETGAAVGVGDVPITLDGEDQLLTYADAPDLDRVIDLGVTEGDLADFGPGQLAVSTGYAEDHDLALGDPVPARHIDGAEEDLTVGLVYDTTTFAGSGFVDVGTVAPHVPEVNPTVMLLRATDGVSAEELDGAAQAATGEWPGTSIETRAEFAETQGRSVDQMLVLVYVLLALSIGIALMGIANTISLSTLERGHEIGLLRAVGQTRRQVRSMVRWEAVMVSSIGTLAGLAVGVSAAWMVLRAAGGDFDTVAVPVPTLVVVALVGAAAGVLASARPAARAARTDVLDAISTG